Proteins from one Candidatus Methanomethylicota archaeon genomic window:
- a CDS encoding restriction endonuclease has protein sequence MEEKTKTKYWWMKDLVDSEAKAMGTYIALFHLLRNYGPYYRFEAKPSGALIMREEYPQALISKYLAGRKAEVKQALEAGKAFIERLFEHEDVLDWNKRKQILYEIEAEFYDNFVKAFEKYLSLDVIPEKLKDKVRELLLYVRTQGIRETPVGTILIYETAIKEILKRTYHELKEEEINELLSCLWESGLAIEERVVREKITRYIFPAPCLSDEIIELVMKPPEVKLLIPPPPKPERFDIKPSKEILEGIVTSVFEDLGFEASTNVKKEPRRGSPIEVDVWAWKRVAGTRFSVYVSCKNWDKAIDRPVIDEEAGRVLNLRELPQLKVIIAKELAAPAKEVAEADGFIVIELGKKAEAENAREIYELIYRTLNELFTFIAPPRLREIASKLAEVRENLKKIEEELASLSTK, from the coding sequence ATGGAGGAAAAAACAAAGACAAAATATTGGTGGATGAAGGATCTAGTGGATTCAGAAGCAAAAGCCATGGGAACATACATAGCCCTATTCCATTTATTGCGGAATTACGGTCCCTACTACAGGTTTGAGGCTAAGCCTTCGGGCGCCTTAATAATGAGAGAGGAGTATCCACAAGCTTTAATTAGTAAATATTTAGCTGGTAGAAAGGCGGAAGTTAAGCAAGCTTTAGAGGCTGGTAAGGCATTCATAGAGAGGCTCTTCGAACATGAAGATGTTCTCGATTGGAATAAAAGAAAACAAATCCTTTATGAAATAGAGGCAGAGTTTTATGACAACTTCGTAAAAGCATTCGAGAAATACCTAAGTCTTGACGTGATACCTGAGAAACTCAAGGATAAAGTACGAGAACTTCTCCTCTACGTTCGAACTCAAGGAATACGTGAAACACCAGTAGGGACTATCCTCATATATGAAACTGCAATTAAAGAAATACTTAAAAGAACTTATCATGAGCTAAAGGAGGAGGAGATTAACGAGTTGCTTTCATGTCTATGGGAAAGCGGGTTAGCAATTGAAGAAAGAGTAGTAAGGGAAAAAATTACCCGTTACATTTTCCCAGCCCCCTGCCTTTCAGATGAGATAATAGAACTAGTCATGAAGCCGCCCGAAGTAAAACTTCTAATTCCTCCACCTCCTAAGCCTGAACGCTTTGATATTAAGCCCTCTAAGGAGATCTTAGAAGGAATAGTAACTTCAGTATTTGAAGACCTAGGCTTTGAGGCTTCCACCAATGTGAAGAAAGAACCCAGACGTGGTAGTCCAATAGAAGTTGATGTTTGGGCTTGGAAAAGAGTCGCTGGGACTAGATTTTCGGTCTACGTCTCTTGCAAGAACTGGGACAAGGCAATCGACAGGCCAGTAATAGACGAAGAGGCTGGAAGAGTTCTGAACCTAAGGGAGCTCCCCCAGCTCAAGGTGATAATAGCAAAGGAACTAGCAGCCCCTGCTAAGGAGGTAGCCGAGGCAGATGGTTTCATTGTTATAGAACTTGGAAAGAAAGCGGAAGCTGAAAATGCAAGAGAGATCTACGAGCTTATATACAGAACCCTAAATGAGCTATTCACATTCATAGCGCCACCAAGACTTAGAGAAATAGCCTCTAAGTTAGCAGAAGTGAGAGAAAACTTAAAGAAAATAGAAGAGGAGCTAGCCTCACTATCAACTAAATAA
- a CDS encoding SMI1/KNR4 family protein yields the protein MEVCELIQINFPFYPISNESAWYCGRLELDEERKALVIRRSHKRYSTVQIPLISPYASTSAIDVDALKNLCDENSNVIMTIHYTKTLENEIKTLFLAIYLVSHDSKYGIKFSFNNGEGLIIGIPTDLREKISEILKDQGKILIELDIPTHYFQGSKQIIEKERIKWIEIDKVQSYAQTLHWPFYGTLNLHELNKKDFCLAYLDLINVLLGSLVLQRKTQHSSYVFPFFPTPLLSAGYLAQSKGEIDEINVLMLPSVNIYDSGTIIVKIDLEKIVTDLCKCIYNAITQARRLLHTLDIRLNYELYEQSDIFDEEDIYGDETTLSYNLDTKAVLKALLNSFLFTDRILKGDKEFKEGELKDFIKREHPHTLSPLYVDLDAENTVFHQLGYIGVDTRSIKVWRSFVRSHRTDFLAKMFSKLYIIKSYAEAQKNYDEVHKLFAAYLLLIDDYIEEFFKQKKKSLPNVNLYLDKRLLAKKLTMLLIEYGVHGISHLLTRYLSEELKIKKSKLNEITALIIPKTEISSPANLYKATSKFRNIVIDGYHYRLIGGDRLKLTGLIIISGTDSYSAPYWNKALKDFDLRDVAGNIRDYLNTKNCYAYWYARKEKILPAIETADSSLQNLPIKKPFSELVNWISSLFGLNEKDVKKAQHALSIPLSEFRRLLICKDGFIDMFVKDPRQGIPKDKINETAKTLGKEIKSYLRAIYEAVLPFCFDGCFNCVLIDRGCSLRNPLLKEWVVSRFVAENMLKTL from the coding sequence ATGGAGGTATGTGAATTGATTCAGATAAACTTTCCATTTTACCCAATTTCAAATGAAAGCGCATGGTATTGTGGACGACTGGAGTTAGACGAGGAAAGAAAAGCACTTGTAATAAGAAGAAGCCACAAGAGATATTCTACTGTACAGATTCCACTTATATCTCCGTATGCAAGTACAAGTGCCATCGATGTGGATGCATTAAAAAACCTTTGTGATGAAAACTCAAATGTTATAATGACTATTCACTATACTAAAACTCTTGAAAATGAGATCAAAACACTCTTTCTCGCAATTTATTTAGTTTCACACGATAGCAAATATGGCATCAAATTTAGTTTTAATAATGGTGAAGGATTAATAATAGGGATACCAACGGATCTCCGAGAGAAGATCAGCGAAATTCTAAAAGATCAAGGAAAAATACTTATTGAATTAGATATTCCTACACATTATTTCCAAGGATCAAAACAAATAATTGAAAAAGAAAGAATTAAATGGATAGAGATCGACAAGGTACAATCTTATGCACAAACATTACACTGGCCTTTTTATGGAACTTTAAACTTACATGAACTCAATAAAAAAGACTTTTGTTTAGCATATTTAGACTTAATTAACGTACTACTTGGAAGCCTCGTCCTACAAAGAAAAACTCAACACTCTAGTTACGTATTTCCATTCTTCCCTACACCTCTTCTATCTGCTGGATACTTAGCTCAGAGTAAAGGTGAAATCGATGAAATTAATGTATTGATGCTTCCATCAGTTAACATTTATGATTCCGGAACAATCATTGTAAAAATAGACTTAGAAAAAATAGTAACTGATTTGTGCAAGTGTATATACAACGCTATAACCCAAGCACGTCGCTTACTACATACTCTCGACATTAGATTAAATTATGAGCTCTATGAACAAAGTGACATATTCGATGAAGAAGATATATATGGCGATGAAACAACACTAAGTTATAACTTGGATACAAAGGCAGTTTTAAAGGCCTTATTAAATTCATTTCTTTTCACAGATCGAATACTCAAAGGAGACAAGGAATTTAAGGAAGGAGAATTAAAGGATTTCATAAAAAGAGAACATCCACATACGTTATCACCATTATATGTTGATTTAGATGCTGAAAATACAGTATTTCACCAGCTGGGATATATAGGTGTGGATACACGTTCGATTAAAGTATGGAGAAGCTTTGTACGTTCTCATAGAACAGACTTTCTTGCTAAAATGTTTAGCAAATTATATATCATTAAATCATACGCAGAAGCTCAGAAAAATTATGACGAAGTACATAAACTTTTTGCAGCATACCTTCTACTAATTGACGACTATATTGAAGAATTCTTTAAACAAAAGAAAAAGAGTCTACCTAATGTAAATCTTTACTTAGATAAAAGACTGCTTGCAAAAAAGCTAACAATGCTCCTCATAGAGTATGGAGTACATGGGATATCTCACTTACTTACTCGTTATCTATCTGAGGAATTAAAAATTAAGAAATCCAAACTTAATGAAATCACAGCACTAATAATTCCAAAAACTGAAATATCAAGTCCCGCAAATCTCTATAAAGCTACGTCGAAGTTTAGGAACATAGTTATTGATGGTTACCATTATAGGTTAATAGGAGGAGATCGGTTAAAACTAACGGGATTAATAATAATATCTGGTACAGATTCATATTCAGCACCTTACTGGAACAAAGCATTAAAAGACTTTGATTTACGTGATGTTGCCGGAAACATACGTGACTATTTGAATACCAAAAACTGTTATGCATATTGGTATGCTCGTAAAGAGAAGATTTTGCCTGCTATCGAAACTGCAGACAGCTCTTTGCAAAATTTACCCATTAAAAAACCATTTAGTGAATTAGTGAATTGGATTAGCTCACTTTTCGGTTTAAATGAAAAGGATGTGAAGAAAGCTCAGCATGCTTTATCTATCCCGTTAAGTGAGTTCAGAAGGTTATTAATCTGCAAAGACGGGTTTATTGATATGTTTGTAAAGGATCCACGTCAAGGAATTCCGAAAGATAAAATCAATGAAACTGCTAAAACTCTAGGGAAAGAGATAAAGAGTTACTTAAGAGCTATTTATGAGGCTGTACTACCATTCTGTTTTGATGGTTGCTTTAATTGTGTTTTAATTGATAGAGGATGTTCGCTCAGAAATCCACTATTAAAGGAATGGGTTGTTTCGAGATTCGTGGCAGAAAATATGTTGAAGACACTTTAA
- a CDS encoding DNA methylase — translation MDVRAKRDRYMSMRLVTREEYLEYIKTHSVVRIEDEEIVIGRPYRIERYQPDKFSLETSTVWSFPDRGDWATHRGDYRGNWAPQIARNLILRYSKPGETVLDQMCGGGTTLVECKLLGRNAIGVDINYDAVMLTMDRLNFTYRPLDPDYREPIIKVYHGDARNLDLIEDESIDLIATHPPYANIIPYSKSKRIEGDLSQVYSLEEYLKGMHEVAEESFRVLKPKRYCAILIGDTRKHRHYVPIAFRVMQQFLDVGFILKEDIIKMQWHTKTTEKKWAGLAKTADECWVEKPEDKKHWTDFYLIAHEHLFVFRKPDKNEDVDDYRDSMKWW, via the coding sequence ATGGATGTTAGGGCTAAGAGAGATAGGTATATGTCTATGAGGCTTGTGACTAGGGAGGAGTATCTTGAGTATATTAAGACTCATAGTGTTGTGCGTATAGAGGATGAGGAGATCGTTATTGGGAGGCCTTATAGGATCGAGAGGTATCAGCCTGATAAGTTTTCTCTTGAGACTTCGACTGTATGGTCTTTTCCTGATAGGGGGGATTGGGCTACACATAGGGGTGATTATAGGGGGAATTGGGCTCCCCAGATAGCTAGAAACCTTATCCTACGATATAGTAAGCCTGGCGAGACTGTGCTGGACCAGATGTGTGGTGGTGGAACAACGCTTGTGGAATGTAAGCTTTTGGGTAGGAATGCTATAGGTGTGGATATAAATTATGATGCAGTTATGCTCACCATGGATAGATTAAACTTCACTTATAGACCTCTAGACCCGGATTACAGAGAGCCTATTATAAAGGTGTATCATGGTGATGCAAGGAATCTAGACTTGATCGAAGATGAATCCATAGATTTGATAGCCACACACCCACCATACGCAAACATAATTCCATACTCCAAGAGCAAAAGGATAGAGGGAGACTTATCTCAAGTTTACAGTTTGGAGGAGTATTTGAAGGGTATGCATGAAGTTGCTGAAGAAAGCTTTAGGGTGCTGAAACCTAAAAGATATTGTGCTATACTTATAGGCGACACTAGGAAGCATAGACATTACGTTCCAATAGCCTTTAGAGTTATGCAACAGTTCCTAGATGTAGGCTTCATCTTAAAGGAGGATATAATTAAGATGCAATGGCATACGAAAACTACTGAGAAGAAGTGGGCTGGATTAGCTAAGACGGCCGATGAATGTTGGGTTGAAAAACCGGAGGACAAGAAGCATTGGACGGACTTCTACCTGATCGCCCATGAACACTTATTCGTATTTAGAAAGCCAGACAAAAACGAGGATGTGGATGATTATAGGGATAGTATGAAATGGTGGTAG
- a CDS encoding winged helix-turn-helix domain-containing protein: MRTRYGKPAREMILELLKKENRPMKVREIVEKTGVNYNTVRGRLQDLKREGLVEATSEGWVLK; the protein is encoded by the coding sequence ATGAGGACACGTTATGGTAAGCCTGCTCGTGAGATGATATTGGAGCTTTTGAAGAAGGAGAATAGGCCAATGAAGGTTCGTGAGATCGTTGAGAAGACTGGTGTGAATTATAATACTGTTAGGGGTCGTCTTCAAGATCTTAAGAGGGAGGGGCTTGTGGAGGCTACTTCTGAGGGATGGGTTTTAAAGTGA